From one Nitrososphaerota archaeon genomic stretch:
- a CDS encoding MGMT family protein: MMSQKRIPLDKKRVYEATSQIPKGRVSTYGAIAAAAGRPNAARAVGRLMHVNPNPVIVPCHRVVSSDGTVGGYGRGREAKVEKLAAEGVSVIDGHIVDFEKKMFRNFH; encoded by the coding sequence ATGATGAGTCAGAAGCGAATACCGTTAGATAAAAAGCGGGTCTACGAAGCCACATCTCAGATCCCGAAGGGCAGAGTCTCAACCTACGGTGCCATCGCAGCCGCAGCTGGGAGACCTAACGCCGCTAGAGCAGTAGGGCGACTGATGCATGTGAACCCGAACCCAGTAATCGTGCCTTGCCACAGAGTCGTGAGCTCGGATGGAACGGTGGGCGGCTACGGTCGAGGACGAGAAGCTAAGGTGGAGAAGCTTGCCGCAGAGGGCGTATCAGTCATTGATGGCCACATAGTTGATTTCGAGAAGAAAATGTTCAGAAACTTTCACTGA
- a CDS encoding proteasome subunit beta, with protein sequence MSYMPGATAVGIAFKGGVVVAAEKRVAYGTYVVSKTGRKVFKISDKVGAACAGLIGDMQVLMREISAYVKIRELEMRRDLPPNSVAKLLSVIMFERRFAPFITQIVIGGVDDKPLVYVLDPLGSIIPDKYASVGSGAEMAIGVIENEFTDNMSEDAAKNLAVKSIKSSIQRDAASGDGIDLMIITQSGIREETISF encoded by the coding sequence ATGAGTTACATGCCTGGAGCGACTGCCGTCGGAATTGCCTTTAAGGGCGGCGTGGTAGTTGCTGCTGAGAAGAGAGTCGCATACGGCACATATGTGGTCAGCAAGACTGGTAGAAAGGTATTCAAGATATCAGATAAGGTTGGAGCTGCCTGCGCAGGACTCATAGGTGACATGCAGGTTTTGATGCGTGAAATCTCAGCTTACGTTAAGATTCGTGAGCTTGAGATGAGGAGAGATCTTCCTCCAAACTCGGTTGCGAAGCTGCTCTCAGTCATCATGTTTGAGCGACGGTTCGCACCATTCATTACACAGATAGTGATAGGTGGGGTTGACGACAAGCCGTTAGTATATGTTCTTGACCCGTTGGGCTCAATCATCCCGGACAAGTACGCCTCAGTCGGCTCAGGAGCTGAGATGGCGATAGGCGTCATTGAGAATGAGTTCACCGACAATATGAGTGAGGATGCAGCGAAGAATCTCGCGGTTAAATCAATCAAATCCTCAATCCAGCGTGATGCAGCCAGCGGCGACGGCATTGACCTCATGATAATTACTCAAAGCGGGATCCGAGAAGAAACCATCAGCTTTTAA